The Tistrella mobilis genome window below encodes:
- a CDS encoding urease accessory protein UreF yields the protein MTTEGQVLLYGWPGGPEAPLVAAGPRALHRLLAWTSPSFPIGAFSYSHGLEQAIEDGTVGTAETLAGWIGGVLRFGAGRTDAGFAVRAARQAQAGDMAGLVETAIVSSALTPAGERALEARQQGRSFLEAVARGWALNEAADLAARLDAAEVPATLPIAAGACGGWAGLPEDMLIEAFVHAFAANLVSAGVRLVPLGQTDGQRVLAALGPVIGAVAAAARAGPEAAPGGAAILADIAALRHETLYSRLFRS from the coding sequence ATGACCACCGAAGGACAGGTTCTGCTGTATGGCTGGCCGGGTGGCCCGGAGGCCCCCTTAGTGGCGGCAGGCCCACGGGCTCTGCACCGGCTGCTTGCCTGGACCAGCCCCAGCTTCCCCATCGGGGCCTTCAGCTACAGCCATGGGCTGGAACAGGCGATCGAGGATGGCACAGTCGGCACGGCAGAGACCCTGGCCGGCTGGATCGGTGGCGTCCTGCGTTTCGGGGCCGGGCGGACCGATGCCGGCTTCGCCGTGCGTGCAGCCCGCCAGGCACAGGCGGGTGACATGGCCGGGCTCGTCGAGACCGCGATCGTCTCCTCAGCCCTGACGCCTGCCGGCGAGCGGGCATTGGAAGCGCGACAGCAGGGTCGGTCATTTCTGGAAGCCGTGGCGCGTGGCTGGGCGCTGAACGAAGCCGCGGACTTGGCGGCACGGCTCGACGCCGCAGAAGTACCGGCCACCCTGCCGATCGCCGCGGGCGCCTGCGGCGGATGGGCAGGTCTGCCCGAAGACATGCTGATCGAAGCCTTCGTTCACGCTTTCGCCGCCAATCTCGTCTCCGCCGGGGTCCGGCTGGTGCCACTGGGACAGACCGATGGCCAGCGGGTGCTGGCAGCGCTGGGTCCCGTGATCGGTGCGGTGGCCGCTGCGGCCCGCGCCGGCCCCGAGGCCGCTCCGGGTGGGGCTGCGATCCTCGCCGACATTGCCGCTCTCAGACACGAAACCCTTTATTCCAGGCTGTTCCGCTCATGA
- a CDS encoding urease subunit alpha — protein sequence MAYEIDRVSYAATYGPTVGDRVRLADTELVIEVEEDRTIYGEEVKFGGGKVIRDGMGQSQRTRADGAADTVITNALILDHTGIIKADVALRSGRIAAIGKAGNPDIQPGVDIVIGPGTEIIAGEGRILTAGGIDAHIHFIAPQQAIDAIASGVTTMIGGGTGPAEGTFATTVTPGPWHMMRMIQAAADLPVNVGFLGKGNASRPESLMEQIEGGACGLKLHEDWGTTPKAIDTCLTVADLMDVQVAIHTDTLNESGFVERTIAAFAGRTIHAYHTEGAGGGHAPDIMKVAGLANVLPSSTNPTRPYTVNTIDEHLDMLMVCHHLDPSIPEDVAFAESRIRRETIAAEDILHDLGAISMISSDSQAMGRVGEVIIRTWQTADKMRRQRGRLSGETGDNDNLRARRYVAKYTINPARAHGIDAEVGSVEVGKLADLVLWKPMFFGVKPDIVLKSGSIAYAAMGDPNASIPTPQPVIYRPMFGAMGTARTASCLTFVSGAALASGRLGAIAGGRQLSAVRGTRTVTKAQMALNDACPVIEIDPETYEVRADGEVLVCEPAEVLPLAQRYFLF from the coding sequence ATGGCCTACGAGATCGATCGCGTTTCTTATGCCGCCACCTACGGTCCGACCGTGGGCGACCGGGTGCGCCTGGCCGACACCGAACTGGTGATCGAGGTCGAGGAAGACCGGACAATCTATGGCGAGGAGGTCAAGTTCGGCGGCGGCAAGGTGATCCGCGACGGTATGGGCCAGTCGCAGCGCACCCGTGCCGATGGTGCCGCCGACACCGTCATCACCAATGCCCTGATTCTCGACCATACCGGTATCATCAAGGCGGATGTCGCCCTGCGCAGCGGCCGGATTGCCGCGATCGGCAAGGCGGGCAATCCCGACATCCAGCCCGGCGTCGACATCGTCATCGGCCCCGGCACCGAGATCATCGCCGGCGAGGGACGAATCCTGACAGCCGGCGGCATCGACGCGCATATCCACTTCATCGCACCCCAGCAGGCGATCGACGCAATCGCAAGCGGTGTGACAACCATGATCGGCGGCGGCACCGGCCCTGCAGAGGGCACCTTCGCGACCACGGTCACGCCCGGCCCCTGGCACATGATGCGCATGATCCAGGCAGCCGCAGACCTGCCGGTCAATGTCGGTTTCCTCGGCAAGGGCAATGCCAGCCGGCCGGAAAGCCTGATGGAGCAGATCGAAGGTGGCGCCTGCGGCCTGAAGCTGCACGAAGACTGGGGCACCACGCCCAAGGCGATCGACACCTGCCTGACCGTCGCCGACCTGATGGACGTGCAGGTGGCCATCCACACAGACACGCTCAACGAGAGTGGCTTCGTGGAACGGACCATCGCCGCCTTCGCCGGCCGCACCATCCACGCCTATCACACCGAAGGCGCCGGCGGCGGCCACGCGCCCGACATCATGAAGGTGGCAGGGCTCGCCAATGTGCTGCCCTCCTCCACCAACCCCACCCGACCCTATACGGTGAACACCATCGACGAGCATCTCGACATGCTGATGGTGTGCCATCACCTCGACCCCTCGATCCCGGAAGATGTCGCCTTCGCCGAAAGCCGCATCCGTCGCGAGACCATCGCGGCGGAGGACATTCTCCATGACCTGGGAGCCATCTCGATGATCTCGTCGGACAGCCAGGCCATGGGCCGGGTGGGCGAGGTGATCATCCGGACCTGGCAGACTGCCGACAAGATGCGCCGCCAGCGCGGCAGGCTGTCAGGCGAGACCGGTGACAACGACAATCTCCGCGCCCGTCGCTATGTCGCCAAATACACGATCAATCCGGCCCGCGCGCACGGGATCGATGCCGAGGTCGGATCGGTCGAGGTCGGCAAGCTGGCCGATCTGGTACTCTGGAAGCCGATGTTCTTCGGCGTGAAGCCGGACATCGTGCTCAAATCCGGCAGCATCGCCTATGCGGCGATGGGCGATCCCAACGCCTCGATCCCGACGCCGCAGCCGGTGATATACCGGCCGATGTTCGGGGCGATGGGCACTGCGCGCACGGCATCCTGCCTGACCTTCGTCTCTGGTGCCGCCCTCGCCTCAGGCCGTCTCGGCGCGATTGCAGGTGGCCGGCAGCTCTCGGCCGTGCGTGGCACCCGGACGGTCACCAAGGCGCAGATGGCGCTCAACGACGCCTGCCCGGTGATCGAAATCGACCCCGAAACCTACGAAGTCCGCGCCGATGGCGAGGTCCTGGTTTGCGAGCCGGCAGAGGTGCTGCCGCTGGCCCAGCGCTACTTCCTCTTCTGA
- the secG gene encoding preprotein translocase subunit SecG, with amino-acid sequence MESVLLVIHLLLAIALIITILLQRSEGGALGIGGGGGGGGLMSVRGQANLLTRATAVLATLFILTSLGLAILGGTHNRGGSVLDRIDTTAPAGPAAPITPATPTAPVAPAAPAETPAAPAAPAPSGDTVTPPSAPAAPAAN; translated from the coding sequence ATGGAAAGTGTTCTGCTGGTCATCCACCTGCTGCTGGCGATCGCGCTGATCATCACGATTCTTCTGCAGCGCAGCGAAGGCGGTGCGCTCGGCATCGGCGGTGGCGGTGGCGGCGGCGGGCTGATGTCGGTGCGCGGCCAGGCCAATCTGCTGACCCGCGCGACCGCCGTGCTGGCCACGCTGTTCATCCTGACCAGCCTGGGCCTCGCCATCCTCGGCGGCACTCATAACCGGGGTGGCTCGGTCCTCGACCGCATCGACACCACTGCGCCCGCAGGTCCGGCAGCGCCGATCACCCCGGCGACGCCGACCGCGCCCGTGGCGCCGGCCGCGCCCGCTGAAACGCCGGCCGCGCCTGCGGCACCGGCGCCGTCGGGCGACACGGTGACGCCGCCTTCGGCACCGGCCGCCCCGGCCGCCAACTGA
- the ureG gene encoding urease accessory protein UreG encodes MTTLAPAPIPLTPQGSSRPLRIGVGGPVGSGKTALLEVLCRRLRDSYRIAAITNDIYTQEDAQILTRAGALAPERIMGVETGGCPHTAIREDASINLAAVAEMSIRFPDLELIFVESGGDNLSATFSPELADITIYVIDVAAGEKIPRKGGPGITRSDLLVINKVDLAPLVGADLGIMERDAARMRGRRPFLFTNMKSGAGVDALIARLLDLGGLDDRLGVSSAAPLDVAAARAEAAA; translated from the coding sequence ATGACGACGCTCGCCCCCGCGCCCATCCCGCTCACCCCTCAGGGCAGCTCCCGGCCGTTGCGCATCGGCGTCGGTGGCCCCGTCGGCTCCGGCAAGACCGCCCTTCTCGAAGTGCTCTGCCGCAGGCTGCGCGACAGCTATCGGATCGCGGCGATCACCAACGACATCTACACCCAGGAGGACGCGCAGATCCTGACCCGGGCCGGCGCCCTGGCGCCGGAGCGGATCATGGGGGTGGAAACGGGCGGATGCCCGCATACCGCCATCCGGGAAGATGCCTCGATCAACCTCGCGGCCGTGGCCGAGATGAGCATACGCTTTCCCGATCTCGAACTCATCTTCGTTGAAAGCGGCGGCGACAATCTGTCGGCCACTTTCTCGCCCGAACTTGCCGACATCACGATCTATGTGATCGACGTGGCGGCAGGCGAGAAGATCCCGCGCAAGGGCGGCCCCGGCATCACCCGCTCGGATCTGCTGGTGATCAACAAGGTCGATCTGGCCCCCCTGGTCGGCGCCGATCTCGGGATCATGGAGCGGGATGCCGCCCGCATGCGCGGCCGCCGCCCCTTCCTGTTCACCAACATGAAGAGTGGCGCCGGAGTCGACGCCCTGATCGCCCGCCTGCTGGACCTGGGCGGGCTGGATGATCGTCTCGGCGTGTCGTCCGCGGCGCCGCTGGATGTCGCAGCGGCCAGAGCCGAGGCCGCTGCCTGA
- a CDS encoding FkbM family methyltransferase: protein MIRSSAGPGPGASIPCCRTAASIDILPADNRVMIREFVVIAHTIKGFSAVAGLKTIIERRMPRLYARLIDFRDRMAPDYGEKELELVPILAEADADAYDIGANYGAYTAPMLQTAGRVVAFEPNPTMSKVLKARFARDFREGRLVLMPMALGDAEGEAVLHVPEAGSGLASMKEEAVRSVSTPGMLHIAVAVRRLDDLKADIGRGRRVGFVKIDVEGFEGTALRGAIETLKANRPTLLIEAEERHTPGTLAELQALLGPIGYRGLYLLDGRLHDMAGFDIARLQDCSALNAEGTRRLPDRVYVNNFIFVARPEPLARLEAAYGPVISA from the coding sequence ATGATCCGATCATCGGCTGGCCCGGGCCCCGGGGCAAGTATCCCATGCTGTCGCACTGCGGCATCGATAGACATCCTCCCTGCCGACAACCGTGTTATGATTAGGGAGTTCGTCGTTATCGCTCATACGATCAAGGGATTCTCTGCCGTGGCCGGCCTGAAAACCATCATCGAACGACGGATGCCCCGGCTCTATGCCCGGTTGATAGACTTCCGCGACCGTATGGCCCCGGATTACGGCGAGAAGGAACTGGAGCTGGTGCCGATTCTGGCCGAGGCGGATGCCGATGCCTATGACATCGGCGCCAATTACGGCGCCTATACGGCGCCCATGCTGCAGACCGCCGGACGCGTCGTGGCCTTCGAGCCGAATCCGACCATGAGCAAGGTGCTGAAAGCCCGCTTCGCCCGGGATTTTCGCGAGGGGCGGCTGGTGCTCATGCCGATGGCGCTCGGTGATGCCGAGGGAGAAGCGGTGTTGCATGTGCCCGAGGCCGGATCCGGCCTCGCCTCAATGAAGGAGGAGGCCGTGCGAAGCGTCAGTACGCCGGGCATGCTGCACATTGCCGTCGCTGTCCGGCGGCTTGACGATCTCAAGGCAGATATCGGCCGCGGTCGACGCGTGGGATTCGTCAAGATCGACGTGGAGGGCTTCGAGGGCACGGCACTTCGCGGAGCCATCGAGACTCTGAAGGCGAATCGGCCCACCCTGCTGATTGAGGCCGAAGAGCGCCATACCCCGGGCACCCTGGCGGAGCTTCAGGCATTGCTGGGGCCGATCGGCTATCGCGGCCTCTATCTGCTTGACGGTCGTCTGCATGATATGGCGGGTTTTGATATCGCCCGGCTTCAGGATTGCTCGGCCCTGAATGCAGAAGGAACCCGCCGGCTGCCGGACAGGGTCTATGTCAACAACTTCATTTTCGTCGCACGGCCGGAGCCCCTGGCCCGGCTGGAGGCGGCTTACGGTCCGGTGATCTCCGCCTGA
- the eno gene encoding phosphopyruvate hydratase codes for MTAIVDIRAREILDSRGNPTVEVDVELESGAIGRAAVPSGASTGSREAVEKRDGDTARYLGKGVEQAVEAVMGEISDELIGYDGEDQIGIDQALIELDGTENKSRLGANAILGVSLAVARAAAEEAGWPLFRYVGGVMAHTLPVPMMNIINGGAHADNPIDIQEFMIMPVAADSIADAIRTGAEVFHHLKKQLSAAGHNTNVGDEGGFAPNLGSNAEAIDFIMKAIESAGYTPGEDVVLALDAASSEFFKDGKYHLDGEGRVLGADDMVRFYEDLVARYPIVSIEDGMAEQDWDGWAALTRAIGGKVQLVGDDLFVTNPQILAEGIEKGLANSILIKVNQIGTLTETLRAVDMAHRAGYTAVMSHRSGETEDTTIADLAVATNCGQIKTGSLSRSDRLAKYNQLIRIEEILGDTGYYAGRGALKALARR; via the coding sequence ATGACTGCCATCGTCGATATTCGTGCCCGCGAGATCCTCGACAGCCGCGGCAACCCGACCGTCGAGGTCGATGTCGAGCTGGAAAGCGGTGCGATCGGCCGTGCCGCCGTGCCGAGCGGCGCCTCCACCGGCAGCCGCGAAGCGGTCGAGAAGCGCGACGGCGACACGGCCCGTTATCTGGGCAAGGGCGTCGAGCAGGCCGTCGAAGCCGTGATGGGCGAGATTTCGGACGAACTGATCGGCTATGACGGCGAGGACCAGATCGGTATCGATCAGGCGCTGATCGAGCTGGACGGCACCGAGAACAAGTCGCGCCTGGGCGCCAACGCGATCCTGGGCGTCAGCCTGGCCGTTGCCCGGGCCGCGGCGGAAGAGGCCGGCTGGCCGCTCTTCCGCTATGTCGGTGGCGTCATGGCGCATACTCTGCCGGTCCCGATGATGAACATCATCAACGGCGGTGCCCATGCCGACAACCCGATCGACATCCAGGAATTCATGATCATGCCGGTGGCCGCGGACAGCATCGCCGATGCCATCCGTACGGGCGCCGAAGTGTTCCACCACCTGAAGAAGCAGCTGTCGGCGGCCGGCCACAACACCAATGTCGGCGACGAGGGCGGCTTCGCCCCCAATCTTGGCAGCAATGCCGAGGCCATCGACTTCATCATGAAGGCGATCGAGTCTGCCGGCTACACTCCGGGTGAGGATGTGGTGCTGGCGCTCGACGCGGCCTCGTCCGAATTCTTCAAGGACGGCAAGTATCATCTCGACGGCGAAGGCCGGGTGCTCGGCGCCGACGACATGGTCCGTTTCTACGAGGATCTGGTCGCGCGCTACCCGATCGTGTCGATCGAGGACGGCATGGCCGAGCAGGATTGGGACGGCTGGGCAGCACTGACCCGGGCCATCGGCGGCAAGGTCCAGCTGGTCGGCGACGACCTGTTCGTGACCAACCCGCAGATCCTGGCCGAGGGCATCGAGAAGGGCCTTGCGAACTCGATCCTGATCAAGGTCAACCAGATCGGTACCCTGACCGAGACGCTGCGTGCGGTCGATATGGCCCATCGTGCCGGCTACACGGCGGTGATGTCGCATCGCTCGGGCGAGACCGAGGACACCACCATCGCCGATCTGGCGGTTGCCACCAATTGCGGCCAGATCAAGACCGGCTCGCTGTCGCGCTCGGATCGTCTGGCGAAGTACAACCAGCTTATCCGTATCGAGGAAATCCTGGGTGACACCGGCTATTACGCCGGTCGCGGGGCGCTGAAGGCCCTCGCGCGCCGCTGA
- the tpiA gene encoding triose-phosphate isomerase: MPHRPTPLVAGNWKMNMLVADGRALAAEVAAGADGLAAEFAVCPPAALLPVVGEAIRGSRVALGGQDCHAKASGAHTGDHAAVLLKDVGCTYVIVGHSERRQDHGETDAVVAAKAEAAAAAGLVPIICVGETLEQYKAGQGVAVVEAQVDGSVPASASADRLVVAYEPVWAIGSGLVPTTDDIRAVHGAIRARLAARFGDAAQGIRILYGGSVKPGNAAEILGVDDVDGALVGGASLKAADFLAIGAAAPAR; the protein is encoded by the coding sequence ATGCCGCATCGTCCGACGCCGCTGGTCGCCGGGAACTGGAAGATGAACATGCTGGTGGCCGATGGCCGTGCGCTTGCGGCCGAAGTTGCCGCGGGCGCAGACGGTCTGGCTGCCGAGTTTGCCGTCTGCCCGCCCGCCGCGCTGCTGCCCGTCGTGGGTGAGGCCATCCGCGGCTCGCGCGTTGCTCTGGGTGGCCAGGACTGCCATGCGAAGGCGTCCGGCGCCCATACCGGTGACCATGCCGCCGTCCTGCTCAAGGATGTCGGCTGCACCTATGTTATCGTCGGTCATTCGGAGCGGCGCCAGGATCATGGCGAAACCGATGCCGTGGTGGCTGCGAAAGCGGAAGCGGCGGCAGCCGCAGGGCTCGTTCCGATCATCTGCGTCGGGGAGACTCTGGAGCAGTATAAGGCCGGCCAGGGCGTGGCCGTGGTGGAGGCGCAGGTCGACGGTTCCGTCCCTGCTTCCGCCTCGGCCGACCGTCTGGTCGTGGCCTATGAGCCGGTCTGGGCGATCGGCTCGGGTCTCGTGCCCACCACTGACGACATCCGTGCGGTGCATGGTGCGATCCGTGCACGTCTGGCGGCGCGCTTCGGCGATGCCGCCCAGGGCATCCGCATCCTCTATGGCGGTTCGGTGAAGCCCGGCAACGCGGCCGAGATTCTGGGCGTCGACGATGTCGACGGTGCCCTGGTCGGCGGTGCCAGTCTCAAGGCCGCAGACTTCCTGGCAATCGGGGCGGCGGCGCCGGCCCGCTGA
- the kdsA gene encoding 3-deoxy-8-phosphooctulonate synthase, with protein sequence MTETQNGMRRVRVGALEIANDRPLVLIAGPCVLESRAHALEVSAALKEMSEKLGIGLIYKTSFDKANRTSASAERGLGLEDALPIFAEIRETTGLPVLTDVHLPEQCAIAAEAVDVLQIPAFLCRQTDLLVAAAKTGRVVNVKKGQFLAPWDMTNVVAKLDAAGNPNVMLTERGVSFGYNTLVTDYRGLPIMARTGCPVVFDATHSVQQPGGLGGRSGGQREFVPVLARAAAAVGVAAIFAETHPDPDKAPSDGPNMVPLKALPDMVADWMVFDAAAKARPLAV encoded by the coding sequence ATGACCGAGACCCAGAACGGTATGCGTCGCGTGCGCGTCGGCGCGCTCGAGATCGCCAATGACCGGCCGCTGGTGCTGATCGCCGGCCCCTGCGTGCTGGAGAGCCGGGCCCATGCGCTTGAGGTCTCGGCGGCGCTGAAGGAGATGTCGGAAAAGCTCGGCATCGGTCTGATCTACAAGACCTCCTTCGACAAGGCCAACCGCACCTCGGCCAGTGCCGAGCGCGGCCTCGGCCTTGAAGACGCGCTGCCGATCTTCGCCGAGATCCGCGAGACAACCGGCCTGCCGGTGCTCACCGACGTGCATCTGCCCGAACAGTGTGCCATCGCCGCCGAGGCGGTGGATGTGCTGCAGATCCCGGCCTTCCTGTGCCGCCAGACCGATCTTCTGGTCGCGGCGGCAAAGACCGGCCGGGTGGTCAATGTCAAGAAGGGCCAGTTCCTGGCGCCCTGGGACATGACCAATGTGGTCGCCAAGCTGGATGCCGCCGGCAATCCCAATGTGATGCTGACCGAGCGCGGGGTCAGCTTCGGCTACAACACCCTGGTGACCGATTATCGCGGCCTGCCGATCATGGCCCGCACCGGCTGCCCGGTGGTGTTCGATGCCACCCATTCGGTCCAGCAGCCGGGCGGCCTGGGCGGGCGCAGCGGCGGGCAGCGGGAATTCGTGCCCGTGCTGGCGCGTGCGGCGGCGGCGGTCGGCGTGGCGGCGATTTTCGCCGAGACCCATCCCGACCCCGACAAGGCGCCGAGCGACGGCCCGAACATGGTACCTCTGAAGGCGCTGCCCGATATGGTCGCCGACTGGATGGTTTTCGATGCGGCCGCCAAGGCCCGTCCGCTGGCCGTCTGA
- a CDS encoding PAS domain-containing protein codes for MTQRSADTSFDGRGPHAPDPRIQALIAYWRSRRMGRPIPLRRDFDLLVDMPRVLPSLLIIERMADGAFLHRYVGSVIVALAKRDATGHLVDGIWYGHRCADILRAYDRAIDEGTLIWGVDRATWPDGEWRMAEWLIMPLARVDGTPAWIATYTVVLDGPVTSYRPQVRILRD; via the coding sequence ATGACCCAGAGATCCGCAGATACCAGCTTCGATGGCCGAGGCCCCCACGCCCCAGATCCACGGATCCAGGCGCTGATCGCCTATTGGCGATCACGGCGCATGGGACGCCCGATACCGCTCAGACGGGATTTCGATCTGCTGGTCGATATGCCAAGGGTTCTCCCCAGCCTTCTGATCATCGAGCGCATGGCCGATGGCGCCTTCCTGCACCGCTATGTCGGCAGCGTCATCGTCGCCCTGGCCAAACGCGATGCCACCGGCCATCTCGTCGACGGTATCTGGTACGGCCATCGCTGCGCCGACATCCTGCGCGCCTATGATCGTGCGATTGATGAGGGCACCCTCATCTGGGGCGTCGATCGCGCAACCTGGCCGGATGGAGAGTGGCGCATGGCAGAGTGGCTGATCATGCCGCTTGCCCGCGTGGATGGCACGCCGGCCTGGATCGCCACCTATACCGTCGTGCTTGACGGGCCGGTGACGTCATATCGGCCGCAGGTTCGCATCCTGAGAGACTGA
- a CDS encoding CTP synthase, producing the protein MTRFIFITGGVVSSLGKGLGSAALGALLQARGYRVRLRKLDPYLNVDPGTMSPYQHGEVFVTDDGAETDLDLGHYERFTGVAARRNDNVTSGRIYSEVIARERRGDYLGGTVQVIPHVTDCIKEFILADAEAHDFVLCEIGGTVGDIESLPFMESIRQLGNELGPERAVFIHVTLVPYIKAAGELKTKPTQHSVKELRGIGIQPNILLVRCDREIPASDRRKIAQFCNVREEAVVPAYDVETIYEVPIRYHEHGLDTQVLKSFGITGAPRPDLSGWERVVDRIKRPEGEVTIAVVGKYVELMDAYKSLNEALTHGGIANNVKVRLKWIDAQVFERDDAMLHLEGVHGILVPGGFGERGAEGKIAAVTFARQRRIPYFGICFGMQMAVIEIARHLADLPKASSTEFGPTEEPVVGLLTEWSRGDGSTETRSAGGDLGGTMRLGAYDCTLLPGSRAAAIYGNADRIAERHRHRWEVNVNYRDRLEAAGLRFSGLSPDGVLPEIVELPDHPWFVGVQFHPELKSRPFEPHPLFVSFVRAAMEQSRLV; encoded by the coding sequence ATGACGCGTTTCATCTTCATCACCGGCGGCGTGGTTTCCTCGCTGGGCAAGGGTCTGGGCTCGGCGGCGCTGGGCGCGCTGCTGCAGGCCCGCGGCTACCGTGTCCGCCTTCGCAAGCTCGACCCCTATCTCAACGTCGATCCGGGCACCATGAGCCCGTATCAGCACGGCGAGGTCTTCGTCACCGATGACGGCGCCGAAACCGATCTCGATCTCGGCCATTACGAGCGTTTCACCGGCGTCGCTGCCCGGCGCAACGACAACGTGACCTCAGGTCGGATTTATTCCGAGGTGATTGCGCGCGAACGCCGGGGCGATTATCTGGGCGGCACCGTGCAGGTGATCCCGCACGTCACCGACTGCATCAAGGAATTCATCCTGGCCGATGCTGAGGCGCACGACTTTGTGCTCTGCGAAATCGGTGGCACGGTCGGTGACATTGAAAGCCTGCCCTTCATGGAGAGCATCCGTCAGCTCGGTAACGAGCTGGGCCCCGAGCGGGCGGTGTTCATCCATGTGACGCTGGTGCCCTATATCAAGGCGGCCGGCGAGCTGAAGACCAAGCCGACCCAGCATTCGGTGAAGGAGCTTCGCGGCATCGGTATCCAGCCGAACATCCTGCTGGTGCGCTGCGACCGCGAAATCCCTGCCTCCGATCGCCGCAAGATCGCGCAGTTCTGCAATGTGCGCGAAGAGGCGGTGGTGCCGGCCTACGACGTCGAGACCATCTACGAGGTCCCGATCCGTTATCACGAGCACGGGCTCGACACCCAGGTGCTCAAGTCTTTCGGCATCACCGGCGCGCCACGGCCCGACCTTTCGGGCTGGGAACGGGTGGTCGACCGGATCAAGCGGCCCGAGGGCGAAGTGACCATTGCGGTCGTCGGCAAGTATGTCGAGCTGATGGACGCCTACAAGTCGCTCAACGAAGCGCTGACCCATGGTGGCATCGCCAACAACGTCAAGGTCCGCCTGAAGTGGATCGATGCGCAGGTGTTCGAGCGTGACGACGCCATGCTGCATCTGGAAGGTGTGCACGGCATTCTGGTCCCCGGCGGCTTCGGCGAGCGCGGCGCCGAGGGCAAGATCGCGGCGGTCACCTTCGCGCGGCAGCGGCGTATTCCCTATTTCGGCATCTGCTTCGGCATGCAGATGGCGGTGATTGAGATTGCCCGCCATCTGGCTGACCTGCCGAAGGCGTCCTCGACGGAGTTCGGTCCGACCGAGGAACCGGTGGTGGGTCTTCTGACCGAATGGTCGCGGGGTGACGGCTCGACCGAAACCCGTAGCGCGGGCGGTGATCTGGGCGGCACGATGCGTCTCGGCGCCTATGACTGCACCCTGTTGCCGGGCAGCCGTGCCGCCGCCATCTATGGCAATGCGGATCGGATCGCCGAGCGGCACCGCCATCGGTGGGAAGTGAACGTCAACTACCGTGACCGGCTGGAGGCAGCGGGCCTGCGCTTCTCGGGCCTCTCTCCCGATGGTGTGCTGCCCGAGATCGTGGAACTGCCGGATCATCCCTGGTTCGTCGGTGTTCAGTTCCATCCTGAGCTGAAGTCGCGTCCCTTCGAGCCGCATCCGCTGTTCGTGTCCTTCGTTCGTGCGGCGATGGAGCAGTCGCGGCTCGTCTGA